The Peptococcaceae bacterium 1198_IL3148 nucleotide sequence ATTTAAATATTCTCTTCAATAATTATAAATTCCTGTTGTACTAAATTTAATGTTAGTTCTTGGTCAAATAGGTGTATACTGATCTATATCGCTTACGAATATGGCTACATAAGGAAGGTAGAATGTCATGCTGTCACTATGGCAATTGACTATATTAATTAGCGCCACTATTATTGGCCTTACTTTAGCTTATGTAAACCATCTGCCGCTGGCAGTGGGTTTTTTATTGGGCTTAAGTACACTTATTTATCAGACCAGCAAAATGGGTACCGATAAAGCTACTATCATCAAGGCTATGAAATCTGGCGTGGTGCAAATGAAAGAGGTTGTCTATATTTTAACGCTGATCGGCATCTTAATTCCCGCTTGGACTGCCAGTGGCACCATCCCCTATATGATCCATTGGGGCCTTAATTGGATAAATCCAACCTACTTTTTAACCGGTTCATTCATCATTACCGCTATTGTTTCGATGCTGTTGGGCACTTGTCTTGGTAGTTTAAGCGCCATTGGTATTCCACTATTTGGTGTCGGTGCCTTAATGCACGTTTCTATCCCTGCGCTGGCAGGGGCACTGGTGTCGGGGGCGGTGGTGGGAGATCGCACTTCTCCGGTATCCAGTGCCAACCATTTAGTGGCGGCAGCCACAGGGGTGAGTATAAAAAAGCAGGCCAACGCAATATTGCCCACCACCATTGGTGCTTTACTGATATCCACCTTGTTTTTTCTAGCCTTGGATTTAATGGGACAATGGGACGTGGCCAAAGGGGTAACGTTAGACTACTCCTTTGATCAATGGTTTAACTTTCACCTCAGTTTACTAATCCCCCCGGTATTGTTGATGGCTGGGATTGTTTTGCGTTTTAAAACCATTAATGCTTTTTTAATGTCCATTATCTCCAGCTTGTTGATCGGCAGCATATATCAATACATAGCCATCGGGCAGTGGCTATGTCACTTGGTTTTTGGTTTTAATGGTACCAATATCAGCGTATTACATAATAAGGGTTTATTAAATATGATTCAGTTAGTTGTGTTAATTGTCCTCACCGGCGCCTTCAATGGTATTTTGGAAGAGACGCGAGTAATCGAACCCTATATCAGAAACATATTAGGTAAGTCTGCCAGTTTGTTGTCAGCCACGCTGCGCACATCAATTTTTGGGGTAATTCTAAATCTGATTGCTTGTAATCAAGCCTTACCCATAGTGATCAGCGGTAGAAACCTTAAACCCATTTGGGCAGAACGGTTTCCTGTCAGTCAATTGTCTAGGGTGATTGCAGATTCTCACGTGGTTTACGCTGCAATGGTGCCTTGGAATATGATGGCCATTATGAGCAGCGCTATTTTAGGAGTGTCTGTGAGCGATTATGTACCCTTTGCAATATTTTTGTGGATATTGCCATTGCTGACAATAGCGTTTTCTGGTTATCAAACGGCCACCAACAAAGCAAAGGTATCAAAGAGCACTGCTATTTGAAGGTGCCCTGATATACTGAAGATAAAACAAGAACCGTCCGGTAGCTCAAAAAGAGCATTGAGACGGTTCTTTGTGATCAGGCTATAATTTTTTCTTATAAAACTCCATGTTTTCTTTAACCAATCTTTCTTCCCAAATCATTTGTAACAGAGCCAACTCTTCGCTGTAATCGGTTTTGGTTTCATCTTTTTTGTCATATTCCAAGTTTTCAAGTATCTCAATGGTAAAGTTCTCGGCACTATATTCTGTCCATTCCTTTTGCAACCCTTTATTAGGATGATTACCAGCACCTAATTTGAATTTAGTACTATTGATTTTGCTTTTTAAATCTTGAGTTGCTTCGATATAACATTTATTGCTGAAGTTAGAACGAATGATAAATACGCCCATCGGTGGCTTCATTTCTTTATACTGCAACTTCAGTTCTTTTTTTCTGTCCATTGACCACTTAATACCCCATCTCTTTTAATATACTTGATAATGTACGCAAGCGTTCACCCAGTAGTTCACCATCATCACTGAGGGCCTGGTTAAATAACTTGATATCTTCATTAATCCTTTCATTGTCAGTACATACCGCCACCGTCATGGCATCACCCTGTAAACCCACCCGATCAATAACTGGCTTTTCTGGGTCATATAGGTTTTCATATCGATAAGCCTCTCTAAAATGTTGTTGGGCTCGGCAAACAAGAATAGCCAAATCCAGCACCCGGTGCAGTGGCAATTCCTCAGACTGCCGAGACCATTTCCCACCGGTATGCCTCCATACCTTGGCCGAAATATCCACCTTGCCCCGATCATTCCATTGGGCTAATCCCAACGACAGCCCTTTGGCATCGGTACTATATGCATATCTGCCGTCAACATTTTCATAGTTGTCAGATACAATTACTGGCTTGTGTTTTAAAGTAGTTGGTATTTTCATTATTCAACCTCCAAATGAATTACTAAATTAGTAAATTACTAAATTGCTGGTTTAATTATATGCCTATAACATTACTATGTCAAGGATATACTTATTTGTACTATAAAAAAGAATGGCTAAAGAAAGCAAAAAGCTGCTTCGGGTATTCTATCCCTTGGCACGATTTTTCTTATATAATTTGTCGTAAAACGTTGTCAAAGGGCTAAATGTATAATAAGCTTATTTTGTAGAAACTTGAAATTATTGCCCTTGATGATTTTGGAACAGGTTATTCATCTTTTTCTAGATTAGGAGAACTAAATATAGACACTGCGAAAATTGATAAATATTTTGTTAGCAAAATATCTGCTGTGGAACAAAAAAAATTAATAATTGGTGATATCATATCTATGGTCCATAAACTTGGCCTTACAGTGCTAGCAGAAGGTGTAGAGGTTGAGGTTCAGAAAGATTACCTGATAAAAAACAACTGTGATATCATGCAGGGTTATCTATTCAGCAAACCTATTCCTGAGAAAAATGCCATTGAATTACTGAAAACAAACTATAACACAAAATAGAAACTAAATAGAAAGGATTATTGACAGAGCAAAATATCACTCTTTAACAGTTAGTGAGATTTGTCAACAAATTGGTCAAGCAATAAAAATGCCAGAAACAGAAGTAAGAAGATTAAAGGGAGCTGGCTTTCTTTATGATATCAGCAAGATTGTGCTAGATGAAAGTATCCTAGAAAAAGAAGGTATGTTAAATGTTCGTAGAAATCTTTATTCAACTGTTGTTAGATAATTAATTGATGTTTTGAATAATTATTGGGAGAACCCACAACACTTGGTGGGTTCTCCCTTTTGTGTCAAAAATGTAGTGTGCATGAAATAAGTTAATCATTACCAAAATCTCTAATGATTTTTTTTATGACTGCACGGGCCTCTTTCCCATGGTTTTCCTTTTCCCAGTACATATTTTGGTCAGCTTTTTTAAATGTGTCGCTCAAACTGATGGCATTCCCATTTTTAATGGCAAACCCAACGGATATACTCAGAGGTAATTTGGGATTAGTGGCGTTGTACCTTGCTATGGCAGCCTTTATTGCATCATAGCTATTTTTTACCGTATCATAATCACTATTGGGCATTAGCACCACAAATTCGTCGCCTCCAATTCGGGCAACAATATCATCTTTGCGAGATGCCCTTTTTATTACATTGGCAGCGGTGGTAAGCAAATCATCTCCGGCATCATGGCCCCAAGCATCGTTAACCAGTTTTAAACCATCCACATCACATACAATAATTCCTACCGGATCACAGTGCCCCTTTTCCAGACAGTGCATCTCCTGCTCAAAATAGCTACGGTTATAAATTCCAGTTAGGGAATCGTGAAAACTGATATATTCCAGCTGTTTCTCCATTCTTTTTCGTTTGCTGATATCTCTAATATCCTCAACAATGCCTAGTAGCTCTCCATCGGGAGCTAAAAAACGGGCAGCGGTAACTATGCACGGTATTTTTACGCCGTCATGACGTTCTTTTTCTACATCAACTTCCACCTTTTCCTCACCGTTGATGATTCTGATCAACGGGCAATGGGCAGTGCCGCAAAAACTACTTTTAAGGGTTTGATAACACTTTTTACCCACAGCCTCTTCGGGGTGCAAACCTGCCAAATTGGCAAAGGTATTATTAATGCGTAGCAAATTGAAATTTTTATCAATAACACGCATCGCACTGGCCGCGGTATTAAATATCTGCCTTAATTCCGCATTGACGCGTTTAATTTCGTCCATCGCCTTTTTGCGACTGGTAATATTGTTAAGCATCACAACAGTACCGATAAACTTTTCACTGATGTCAAGCATTGGTTTGAGTTTAATTCTAAAATAAAGAGCTCCCCGTTTAGTATCCAGTTTTTTGACAAAATCTAATTCTTTAGTACCGATTTCTATAAATTCTCTTAACTCATCAATGAGCCAAGGTAAAGTTCCCATGCCTGATTCATCACCATAATAGCTTACTCCAGGGGTACAGTAATCTTGATAAAACAGTTCGGCTGCAGCGTGGTTCATGGTGTCTATACGACCTTTTTCATCCAAAAGGATAACCGGATTGGGCAAGCTCTCATAAATAGTTAAGTACTTATTTTTTTCATTGGTCATAGTCCGGCTATTAACTTGCAATTCTCTAATTACTTTACTTTGGGGTACATTAACCCCTTCGGTACATAACCCAATCTCTATGCGATCAAAAAATCGATTGATTAATAAACGATAATAATTTTCAGGTTCCCGATCAAAACCCGCCGTTAGTATAAGATCAATATAACTCTGGCGGTAGTATTTGAATAGACCAAGAAACATCGCGGTGTCCACTCCGCGCTCCCGGTGCTTTTGTACTTGCTGAATACCGTAAGAGGCAATGGCATCCTGGGTATAATCAGTGTCTGGATTTAGCTCTAAATCCAAATCATTGTCCTGCAACACTGCTAATATTCGCTCGGACAAATCGGCAATTGACTTACGCCAAGCTTCCCTTAATGTAGATGTATACTTCACATAATTATGCTTGATGGCGTAATTGAGAACCTGGTTTATCAGCCATTCTTCATTATTTTTGATAAGTATAAATAATTCATTCATATACAATCTCCCAATATCCACCACCGGCGGCCGCAATATATTAGAGGCTTAGCTTACACCAAACCTTTTAGACACCGACAAAACCTAAATTTCCCTTGATGCTACCTTACTGCATACATCTTATGTTTGGATATTGTTATTTAATGTAATATTTCAACAAATATAGTGTTAATCCTTTAATCTTTGATAATTATTTCCTCCTTTGGTGGTATTGTCCATCTACTGAACCTAGCCACAAATAAACATAGCCAAGAAATAAATTAATATTTCCTGGCTGGCCAACACATCTTATACTATTTTGCATTTTCAGCATTTAACCACTTGTTGTAGATATCTGCATACTCACCGCTTTCCTTTATTTCTTTAAGCCCTTGGTTAAGCTTTGTCAGCAATTCAGTATCGTGAAGGCGAGCGGCAATTCCTAAACTCTCGGTAGTTAATCTTTCTCCTAGTACCTCAAGATTATTTTCTGTTAAATTAATTTTATTGATTTGAAAAACATCATTTTCAATAAAGGCATCCACTTGGTTACTTTTTAAAGCTGCCAACGCCTCATTTACCGTACCAAACGAGCGTAAATGGCCATCTAATTCTTGTTCCGCAATGGACTGGGCAAGTGTACCGCCTATAACAGCAACTGTTTTTCCTGCCAACTGGGTTACACCCTGAATAGTATCGTTGTTAGAATTTACAACAATACATAGACCGGATTCAAAATACGGTTCAGTAAAATTCATTACCTTTTCACGGTGCTCAGTGATGGTCATGGCCGAAATAATGACATCTATGGTGTTATTTCGTAATGACGGCACTAGCTGGTCAAAAGAAATGTTTTTAATTTCTATGTTAAGGTCAGCTTCTTTAGCTATGGCATTGATTAAATCAATATCAAATCCAACATATTCCCCGGTATCTTCATCAATAAATTCAAAGGGTGGGTAAGATATATCCGAACCGACCACTATCCGCGGTTTGTAATTTAGATAAAGTAACAAGTCCCCAGATTCTTCCTTCGTTACAACATCATAATTGATGGTGTCTGTGATTAACGAAAACGGTATCATTGTATTGCCGTTAATAACATCAATGATGGTATTTAATTGAATCTCTTCGCCATTTACAATGGCCTTTGCCTCGCCGATGGGTAATATAATATGCAATCCGTCTTGTTGTGCATTGGCAGTATCATCAGCATTGCTGTACCAAACCTCTGCACCCATTGCTGCAAATACCGGCCTGAAAGGAACCATTATATTGCCGCGTTGGTCAACCTTTGGTTGTCCGTCAAAATGAACCGGTTGTTCATTGACAAACACACTGACGTCCGCTTGAGCGACGGCTGGGGTTAGCAAAATAACCAAACTAAGCACAGTCATTATTAGCACCAGTTTTAATTTCAATGCCGTCACCTCTTTCTGCATCGATATAATCCATTGCATTAACTGTTTCAACCTCCTTTAGGACAGCTTTAAAAGCTTCAGTTGTAGTTATCTAAATCCTTTATTAACAATACTATTTTCAGTTTCCAAATCCTTCTTTTTCTTGGGTTTCCTTACCTGCAATCTTGACAGCACCACTACTATGCAATACAATATAGCCAGTATATTGTATTGTATAGTAGTGGCGAAAGAGGTGGCGTTATTGATACCGTCACAAATGTTAAAGGGAATATTAGAGGGCTGTATACTAAAAATAATCAGCGAAAAAGAGACTTATGGTTATGAGATCTCCCAACAATTGCAGAAATATGGTTTTAGTGACATTGCCGAGGGTACCATTTATCCCCTTTTGCTTAGACTGGAAAAAAACCAATTTATTACTGCACAATATCGTCAGTCTTCTCTAGGGCCTAAGCGTAAATATTTTTCCATTACCTCCAAAGGGAAACAGGACTTAGAAGCTTTTTGGGCCAGCTGGCAACAACTGCAAACTGCGGTAAATCAATTGTTTAATAATGGGGTGGAAACTAATGCGCAACCAAACCAAGTTGTTAAATCGAAGTAATAATGAATTGGATAAACAGTTAAACGATGAAAACAGCAAAGTAATGACAGATATGGTCTGCTACCTGCGGGTGGCCAACATATCGGAATACCAGCAAGAAATGATTCGGCAGGATTTATTAGAAATGGTTTTGTCCGCCCAGGCACGGGGAGACGATATCAAGACAGTTATCGGTAAGGATTATAAATCATTTTGCGATGAGGTGATTGCAAGTCTTCCTCAAAAAAGTATTAAAGAACAGGTCTTAGATTATCTGGATATCTTTCTGTTATGCACAGCCATTCTTGCAACAATAAATGTAGTATTTTCAAAAACCACCATTGATTTATTACGCAACTTACTTACCGATCAGCCTTTGAATTTCCAAATGCCTGTCACAATCGGTAGTTTGCTGTCCTACTGCATTATTCTAATGGTCGCCATTGCCATTGTTAATTTCATTGGCAAAACAGCTTTTAAACCAGAAAAAGAACATCCACAAAATAAGCTTAAAAGGTTTATGCTTGGTGGATTTATCGGCAGCGGGGTAATGACCATTTTTTTATTAATTGCCTGGTTTGGAAAACAAACGCTCTTTACAGTTAATATTTTTGTTGCCTCTGCATTCATTTTGTTGCTATATGTTGGCCATATATTGCTGCAAAATATCACCAATCCGTAAGCAATGGGAAGACAGGGGACCTGTCCCTTTGTCTTCTCGAGATATGACGCTAACTTTAGCGCCGAAAACTGTTGGTCAGGGCAACTGGATTGGCACAGGTCATGGCTTCGGACATCACACATACGCCCTTTGCCCCAGTCTTTATTATATTCGCCACTTTATCTTGGGTAATGCCGCCAATGGCATATACCGGGATGCTAACTGCATCACAGACCGCTCTAAGAAAGGAAAGCCCTCTGGGTGGCATACCTTTTTTGCAGTGGGTGGCAAAGATATGTCCCGCCACTAAATAGCTAGCACCTAATTTTTCTGCTTCCTTAGCTTCCTCCACCGAATGAACAGAGGCGCCAACAACAAATTCAGCCAGTTTATTTTGATATTGTCTTAGGTCAGACATTGACAAATGAACATTGGTCAGCTCAAGTTGGGCGGCAACGGTAACGTTTTGATTGATAATCAGGGTTACCCGGTGCAAGTCACAAATTTGTTTTACTTCAGTGGCCAAGGCCTGATATTCCGTTAAGCTTAAATCCTTTTCCCTTAGCATTATGGCCTTGGGATGGCCTTGGGCCAGTAGATTAAGCCGATTTAAAAAATCTTCGGGGCAAAGTTTTCGATTAGTAACGCAAATTAACATCGACTGCTCCTAAACCCTTATATAATCTGTATAAACCGGTTGCAACCCTCTACTAACAATCATTTGGTGAACTTCGGCTACACTGCGGGGATCAGAAATTTCAAATTGTTCGTCTCCCTTTTCCTCTTCATTGTGTCCGCCAACACCAACACTGACACCGGCAGAGATTTTGGTTGCTGCCATGCCGATTACGTGATCACGAAAACCAGCCCGCTCTCTGGTGGAAATGGTAATACCGGCAAAGGGCATAAACAAGCGGTAAGCCAGCATCACCTGTAACAGTTGGGTTTCATGGACATCATTCGGATTATTTTCCACGTTATTGATATAGGGTCTTAACCTTGGAGTAGAAAACGAAATTTCCGCATGGGGATATTTTTGTTGAATAAAAAAGGCATGCAAGCCGGCAGCAAAGGCATCCTTTCGGAAGTCATCCAATCCCAGCAGCGCTCCAAAAGCAACCCCCCGCACGCCACCAAGCAAAGCCCGTTCTTGGGCATTAAACCGATAGGGGTAAATTCTTTTTGGTCCCCTTAAATGCACTTGTTCATATTTATCGGTGTTATAGGTTTCCTGGTAAACAGAAACAAAATCTGCACCACAATCCTTTAAAATGGCATATTCATCAATATTTAACGGATAGATTTCAATGCCCACGGTGGAAAAGTATTTATTGGCCAATTTAACTGCCTGACCAATATATTCTAGATCGGAACGAATGCGAGATTCTCCGGTTAAAATTAAAATTTCTTTCAAACCTGTTGCCGAAATGGCTTGCAGCTCGTCTTCAATTTCCGCAAATGAAAGGGCACCACGTTTTATTTTATTTTGGCAGTTAAAACCGCAATAAACACAATGGTTTTCACAATAGTTAGCGATATACAAAGGAGTAAACAGGTAAACAGAATTGCCAAAGTGTTTTTGCGTTTCGCTGGTGGCTTTACGGGCCATGGCTTCCAAATATGGCAAGGCAGCTGGCGATAGTATGGCTGCGTAATCTTCTATAGTTAGATGATCTTTAGTCAATGCTCTTTTGACATCATCACTATTATATTGCTGGTAATCATACTTTTTTACTAACGCCAATACCTTGTCCATAATGTCCGTGTCTACCACATCCATACCGGGTAAGTATTCCATGTGATTTATTTTGTTCATCATTAATCCTCCAAAAAACCAGTTAAAGGGCTGGATGCCTCGGCTTGAAAATTTAACGCTCGTCCCAGTCCGGCTAAATAGGCTGCCCGACCGGCTTCAATGGCTTGTTTAAAGGCCTTGGCCATTAAAGCCACATCATTGGCGGTGGCAATGGCTGTATTACACATCACCGCATCAACACCCATTTCCATGGCTTCACAGGCTTGGGATGGACGACCGATACCGGCATCCACTATGATGGGTAAATCTATTTCATCCACTAAAATTTTAATAAAATCTTTAGTGCACAACCCCTTATTGCTGCCTATGGGAGCCCCTAAGGGCATTATTGTAGCGGCACCGGCATCTACCAATGATCTGGCCACATTTAAATCCGGATACATATAGGGCATGACAATAAATCCTTCCTTGGCTAGGATTTCTGTGGCTTTGATGGTTTCATAGTTATCGGGCAATAAATATTTAGTGTCGCGAATTACTTCCAGTTTTATAAAATCGCCGCAGCCAATCTCTCTGGCCAAGCGGGCAATTCTCACTGCTTCTTCGGCATTTCTGGCACCGGAGGTGTTGGGCAATAAGGTAATGCCTTTGGGGATGTAATCCAAGATATTTTCTTGACCCCCTAAATTGGCCCGCCGCAAGGCCAGGGTCACCATTTCAGCGCCGCCTTTTTCAATCACTGCTTTGATAAAGTTGAGCGAGAATTTACCTGACCCCAGGATAAATCTGGATTGAAACTCATGTCCGCCAATAATTAATTTGTCACTCATTTTTTGCACCCTTTCTTATACCTCTTCAATTCCGATTAATAATCGCAGCACCATGTTTGCCTGATGGCCAGCACAAATTTGTACTCTGGGTGCCATCAAGCCGTTACCTACTCTGGCTGCACTTTCCTTATCTCCACACACATATAAACGCTTCATTGGTCTGGCTGTCTTAATTAAATTAGCACTGTCATAACCAGCCATGCCGGATGCAGACACTATTTTAATATCGTTAAGCTTAGTTAAGGCCTCGTTCACCAACGTTGACTTAGCCTCAGGTTTATCAAAGGCTTCGCAAATAATGTCATAACCCTGGAAAAGTTCTACAATATTTTCTGCGGTCACTTTTACTTGCTGAGTTTCAATTTTAATAAAGGGATTAATATCCTCCAGTTGTTTTTTTAGGGCCAGCGTTTTGGGTAGACCTAGATGGCTGATACTGTAGTTTTGCCGATTTAAGTTACTTGGTTCCACAATGTCAAAATCCACCAGCAGTAACTGTCCCACACCAATTCTGGCCAACATCACGGCAATATTAGACCCCAGACCCCCTAAACCAGCAATGGCTACCTTGCCTGCTTTGAGCTTTTGATGTACTTTGGGTGTATGGCGAGCCATCATCATGCTCTCAAGTTCTTCTTGTTTAGGCATAGTGCCTTTGGGGATGATGGTTAAGATATCATTTTCTGTTAATGGACAGTCAGCTTCAATTTGAAAACCATTTAAAATTACAATATCCGTTTCATTACCAATTTGCTTTCTCACTGCAAAGGCTGTCTCACTAACCAGCTCTAACTGTTTGCCATTAACTTCTAACTTCATAGATTAGCCCCCACCCACAAATTGCACAATTTCTAACGTATCTTCATCCCGTAGCAGCACATCCTTGTAGGTAGCTCTGGGAGTAATTTTGCCATTATGTTCCACGGCAATGGTGTTAATATCAAATCCTTGGGCTTCTAAAAACGCCAATAATGTTTGGCTTTGTTCTAGCAAAATAATGGTACCATTTACTTTCATTTGCTACCCTCCTTTAAATTCGGACAAAAAAAGCACAAAACAAGCAACACCCTTTCGGTGGTGTTCCCCATTTTGTGCTTCGCTTTATTATTTTTTTGCTAGTAATATATTATAATCTGCCACTAATTTAGTCAAGCCCAGTTGCTTTGTATCATCGGCGGCTTAGCAGTTGCTTAGCTTTATTTAGTTCTTTGGCTGTTGATAAAAACCTTTCATTTAGGCTGGCCTTTTCTTCTTCATCTAAAACTCCGTTTAGTTTACCGCCCAGAAAGGCCAATTCAATTTCCAGTTGTCTGACAGTATCGGTTAACTGTTGGTAGTCTGCACCAACTTTGGCTTTGGCCTGTTGTTCT carries:
- a CDS encoding PadR family transcriptional regulator; the protein is MIPSQMLKGILEGCILKIISEKETYGYEISQQLQKYGFSDIAEGTIYPLLLRLEKNQFITAQYRQSSLGPKRKYFSITSKGKQDLEAFWASWQQLQTAVNQLFNNGVETNAQPNQVVKSK
- a CDS encoding Na+/H+ antiporter NhaC family protein, giving the protein MLSLWQLTILISATIIGLTLAYVNHLPLAVGFLLGLSTLIYQTSKMGTDKATIIKAMKSGVVQMKEVVYILTLIGILIPAWTASGTIPYMIHWGLNWINPTYFLTGSFIITAIVSMLLGTCLGSLSAIGIPLFGVGALMHVSIPALAGALVSGAVVGDRTSPVSSANHLVAAATGVSIKKQANAILPTTIGALLISTLFFLALDLMGQWDVAKGVTLDYSFDQWFNFHLSLLIPPVLLMAGIVLRFKTINAFLMSIISSLLIGSIYQYIAIGQWLCHLVFGFNGTNISVLHNKGLLNMIQLVVLIVLTGAFNGILEETRVIEPYIRNILGKSASLLSATLRTSIFGVILNLIACNQALPIVISGRNLKPIWAERFPVSQLSRVIADSHVVYAAMVPWNMMAIMSSAILGVSVSDYVPFAIFLWILPLLTIAFSGYQTATNKAKVSKSTAI
- a CDS encoding transporter substrate-binding domain-containing protein, with protein sequence MQWIISMQKEVTALKLKLVLIMTVLSLVILLTPAVAQADVSVFVNEQPVHFDGQPKVDQRGNIMVPFRPVFAAMGAEVWYSNADDTANAQQDGLHIILPIGEAKAIVNGEEIQLNTIIDVINGNTMIPFSLITDTINYDVVTKEESGDLLLYLNYKPRIVVGSDISYPPFEFIDEDTGEYVGFDIDLINAIAKEADLNIEIKNISFDQLVPSLRNNTIDVIISAMTITEHREKVMNFTEPYFESGLCIVVNSNNDTIQGVTQLAGKTVAVIGGTLAQSIAEQELDGHLRSFGTVNEALAALKSNQVDAFIENDVFQINKINLTENNLEVLGERLTTESLGIAARLHDTELLTKLNQGLKEIKESGEYADIYNKWLNAENAK
- the thiS gene encoding sulfur carrier protein ThiS, whose translation is MKVNGTIILLEQSQTLLAFLEAQGFDINTIAVEHNGKITPRATYKDVLLRDEDTLEIVQFVGGG
- the thiF gene encoding sulfur carrier protein ThiS adenylyltransferase ThiF, with translation MKLEVNGKQLELVSETAFAVRKQIGNETDIVILNGFQIEADCPLTENDILTIIPKGTMPKQEELESMMMARHTPKVHQKLKAGKVAIAGLGGLGSNIAVMLARIGVGQLLLVDFDIVEPSNLNRQNYSISHLGLPKTLALKKQLEDINPFIKIETQQVKVTAENIVELFQGYDIICEAFDKPEAKSTLVNEALTKLNDIKIVSASGMAGYDSANLIKTARPMKRLYVCGDKESAARVGNGLMAPRVQICAGHQANMVLRLLIGIEEV
- the thiH gene encoding 2-iminoacetate synthase ThiH, which gives rise to MMNKINHMEYLPGMDVVDTDIMDKVLALVKKYDYQQYNSDDVKRALTKDHLTIEDYAAILSPAALPYLEAMARKATSETQKHFGNSVYLFTPLYIANYCENHCVYCGFNCQNKIKRGALSFAEIEDELQAISATGLKEILILTGESRIRSDLEYIGQAVKLANKYFSTVGIEIYPLNIDEYAILKDCGADFVSVYQETYNTDKYEQVHLRGPKRIYPYRFNAQERALLGGVRGVAFGALLGLDDFRKDAFAAGLHAFFIQQKYPHAEISFSTPRLRPYINNVENNPNDVHETQLLQVMLAYRLFMPFAGITISTRERAGFRDHVIGMAATKISAGVSVGVGGHNEEEKGDEQFEISDPRSVAEVHQMIVSRGLQPVYTDYIRV
- a CDS encoding DUF6530 family protein, with translation MKIPTTLKHKPVIVSDNYENVDGRYAYSTDAKGLSLGLAQWNDRGKVDISAKVWRHTGGKWSRQSEELPLHRVLDLAILVCRAQQHFREAYRYENLYDPEKPVIDRVGLQGDAMTVAVCTDNERINEDIKLFNQALSDDGELLGERLRTLSSILKEMGY
- a CDS encoding EAL domain-containing protein, with the translated sequence MALDDFGTGYSSFSRLGELNIDTAKIDKYFVSKISAVEQKKLIIGDIISMVHKLGLTVLAEGVEVEVQKDYLIKNNCDIMQGYLFSKPIPEKNAIELLKTNYNTK
- a CDS encoding GIY-YIG nuclease family protein: MDRKKELKLQYKEMKPPMGVFIIRSNFSNKCYIEATQDLKSKINSTKFKLGAGNHPNKGLQKEWTEYSAENFTIEILENLEYDKKDETKTDYSEELALLQMIWEERLVKENMEFYKKKL
- a CDS encoding thiamine phosphate synthase, with the protein product MLICVTNRKLCPEDFLNRLNLLAQGHPKAIMLREKDLSLTEYQALATEVKQICDLHRVTLIINQNVTVAAQLELTNVHLSMSDLRQYQNKLAEFVVGASVHSVEEAKEAEKLGASYLVAGHIFATHCKKGMPPRGLSFLRAVCDAVSIPVYAIGGITQDKVANIIKTGAKGVCVMSEAMTCANPVALTNSFRR
- a CDS encoding sensor domain-containing diguanylate cyclase, with product MNELFILIKNNEEWLINQVLNYAIKHNYVKYTSTLREAWRKSIADLSERILAVLQDNDLDLELNPDTDYTQDAIASYGIQQVQKHRERGVDTAMFLGLFKYYRQSYIDLILTAGFDREPENYYRLLINRFFDRIEIGLCTEGVNVPQSKVIRELQVNSRTMTNEKNKYLTIYESLPNPVILLDEKGRIDTMNHAAAELFYQDYCTPGVSYYGDESGMGTLPWLIDELREFIEIGTKELDFVKKLDTKRGALYFRIKLKPMLDISEKFIGTVVMLNNITSRKKAMDEIKRVNAELRQIFNTAASAMRVIDKNFNLLRINNTFANLAGLHPEEAVGKKCYQTLKSSFCGTAHCPLIRIINGEEKVEVDVEKERHDGVKIPCIVTAARFLAPDGELLGIVEDIRDISKRKRMEKQLEYISFHDSLTGIYNRSYFEQEMHCLEKGHCDPVGIIVCDVDGLKLVNDAWGHDAGDDLLTTAANVIKRASRKDDIVARIGGDEFVVLMPNSDYDTVKNSYDAIKAAIARYNATNPKLPLSISVGFAIKNGNAISLSDTFKKADQNMYWEKENHGKEARAVIKKIIRDFGND
- a CDS encoding thiazole synthase codes for the protein MSDKLIIGGHEFQSRFILGSGKFSLNFIKAVIEKGGAEMVTLALRRANLGGQENILDYIPKGITLLPNTSGARNAEEAVRIARLAREIGCGDFIKLEVIRDTKYLLPDNYETIKATEILAKEGFIVMPYMYPDLNVARSLVDAGAATIMPLGAPIGSNKGLCTKDFIKILVDEIDLPIIVDAGIGRPSQACEAMEMGVDAVMCNTAIATANDVALMAKAFKQAIEAGRAAYLAGLGRALNFQAEASSPLTGFLED